In one window of Corynebacterium mycetoides DNA:
- the panB gene encoding 3-methyl-2-oxobutanoate hydroxymethyltransferase, which translates to MTGYLTPTKKVRVSDLKEKTARGEKWAMLTAYDYSTARAFAAAGIECLLVGDSAANVVFGYETTNMVSLDEMAYLGAAVVRGAGNALVVVDLPFGTYEASDEQCVTSATELIHRTGAHMVKLEGGVRVSSRIRALKDAGLAVCAHVGFTPQSVDNLGGFKVQGRNEAAQSLIDDTAAVVAAGADMVVFEMVPADLAAEITRGTPIPTIGIGAGAGTDAQVLVWHDMVDLPAGGRRPKFVRNFGQVGAELSSAAAAYKQAVHEGAFPAAEHAF; encoded by the coding sequence ATGACTGGTTACCTGACCCCCACAAAGAAGGTCCGCGTGTCGGACCTGAAAGAGAAGACGGCGCGCGGGGAGAAGTGGGCGATGCTCACGGCGTACGACTACTCCACGGCCCGCGCCTTCGCGGCGGCTGGTATCGAGTGCCTGCTTGTGGGCGATTCCGCCGCCAACGTCGTCTTCGGTTACGAGACCACCAACATGGTCTCCCTCGACGAAATGGCCTACCTGGGCGCCGCGGTCGTGCGCGGGGCGGGAAACGCGCTCGTTGTGGTGGATCTCCCCTTCGGCACGTACGAGGCCAGCGACGAGCAGTGCGTCACAAGCGCCACCGAGCTCATCCACCGCACGGGCGCCCACATGGTCAAGCTCGAGGGCGGCGTGCGCGTCAGCTCGCGCATCCGCGCGCTGAAAGACGCGGGCCTGGCGGTCTGCGCCCACGTGGGTTTTACCCCGCAGTCGGTGGATAACCTGGGCGGGTTCAAGGTCCAAGGCCGCAACGAGGCTGCGCAATCGCTTATCGACGACACCGCTGCCGTCGTCGCTGCCGGAGCCGACATGGTGGTCTTCGAAATGGTCCCGGCCGACCTCGCCGCTGAGATCACCCGCGGCACGCCCATCCCCACCATCGGCATCGGCGCCGGAGCCGGCACGGACGCCCAGGTGCTGGTGTGGCACGACATGGTCGATCTGCCGGCCGGCGGGAGGCGCCCGAAGTTCGTCCGCAACTTCGGCCAGGTGGGCGCGGAATTGAGCTCCGCGGCCGCCGCCTACAAGCAGGCCGTGCACGAGGGCGCGTTCCCCGCCGCGGAGCACGCCTTCTAG
- a CDS encoding GntP family permease translates to MTGLPLMGVFVLSIIFLILMISKWKIHPFLSLLFVSLVFGLIGGIPLTEITNVIGDGFAATFKSFGLVVIFGTLIGFILEKTGAAFQLADAIVRVIGKKHPVLAIQLMGWVVCIPVFSDSGFVILNPVRRALAQRTGASPATMAIALSAGLFTSHVFIPPTPGPLASASNLGLGDNLLLVMALGALVSIPVMIAAYFYSVWIGPKIITPESEAVPDEDVEAAYNELKKSYTRLPSTALSLTPIVVPIILMAIGSISSALGYSGVLTFIGTPMIALAIGFLFAVLLLMDTHMMDRFYVFVEEGLRTVGPIILITAAGGVLGRVISSTDVVDFISNNATQLSSLGLFFPFLVSVLFKTAQGSATVAMVTTSSLVAPLLPTLGMETPLQIGLVVMAISAGSLVVSHANDSHFWVVTNFSKMTPQQAYRSQTVVTGVMGCTAMVFIWILGLFIL, encoded by the coding sequence ATGACCGGCTTACCGTTGATGGGCGTGTTCGTCCTCTCGATCATCTTCCTCATCCTGATGATCTCGAAGTGGAAGATTCACCCCTTCCTCTCTCTGCTGTTTGTGTCGCTGGTCTTCGGACTCATCGGCGGAATCCCGCTGACCGAGATCACCAACGTCATCGGTGACGGCTTCGCCGCGACCTTCAAGTCCTTCGGCCTCGTGGTCATCTTCGGTACGCTCATCGGCTTCATCCTGGAGAAGACCGGTGCGGCCTTCCAGCTTGCCGACGCCATCGTGCGCGTGATCGGCAAGAAACACCCCGTGCTCGCCATCCAGCTGATGGGCTGGGTTGTGTGCATCCCGGTGTTCTCCGATTCCGGCTTCGTCATCTTGAACCCGGTGCGCCGGGCGCTCGCCCAGCGCACCGGTGCGTCCCCGGCGACGATGGCGATCGCGCTGTCGGCCGGCCTGTTCACCTCGCACGTGTTCATCCCGCCGACCCCCGGCCCGCTGGCGTCCGCGTCCAACCTCGGCTTGGGCGACAACCTGCTGCTGGTCATGGCCCTGGGCGCGCTCGTGTCCATCCCGGTGATGATCGCCGCGTACTTCTACTCCGTCTGGATCGGCCCGAAGATCATCACCCCCGAGTCGGAGGCCGTGCCCGACGAGGACGTGGAGGCCGCCTACAACGAGCTGAAGAAATCGTACACCCGCCTGCCGTCGACGGCGCTCTCGCTCACCCCGATCGTGGTGCCCATCATTCTCATGGCCATCGGCTCGATCTCCTCCGCGCTCGGTTACAGCGGCGTGCTCACCTTCATCGGCACCCCGATGATCGCCCTGGCCATCGGTTTCCTCTTCGCCGTGCTGCTGCTGATGGACACCCACATGATGGACCGCTTCTACGTCTTCGTGGAGGAGGGCCTGCGCACCGTCGGCCCGATCATCCTCATCACTGCCGCGGGCGGGGTGCTCGGCCGCGTGATCTCCTCGACCGACGTGGTGGACTTCATCTCCAACAACGCGACCCAGCTGTCCAGCCTGGGTCTGTTCTTCCCCTTCCTCGTCTCCGTGCTGTTCAAGACGGCGCAGGGCTCGGCGACGGTGGCGATGGTCACCACCTCCAGCCTCGTTGCCCCGCTGCTGCCCACACTCGGTATGGAAACGCCGTTGCAGATCGGGCTCGTGGTGATGGCGATCTCGGCCGGTTCGCTGGTGGTCTCCCACGCCAACGACAGCCACTTCTGGGTGGTCACCAACTTTTCCAAGATGACGCCACAGCAGGCGTACCGCTCGCAGACCGTGGTCACGGGCGTCATGGGCTGCACGGCGATGGTGTTTATCTGGATTCTCGGATTGTTCATCCTTTAG
- a CDS encoding 3-hydroxyacyl-CoA dehydrogenase NAD-binding domain-containing protein — protein MSTAMIFGGGLIGMSFAERFAEHGWAVRVVDVRPEVGEDVAKRLGEKGDFFTDLEAALDGVDFVQEAGPEKIEFKNDIFRQFAQFAPENAILASSSSALLPSKIAEGNPAADRIIVGHPFTPPDLMPVLEIVPSPETSTETLDRAMEVYRGIGFDPSRLNKEIPGFVGNRIQKAIMMEAIYLIQEGVVDVENFDRIVRNSLGLRYAAVGPFEANRLGGGPDGITKLFDTIFRGWEKSMPAGEPDMDNLDGVIAQVNEAYGNDTDSFTQRSEVRDAKLKGIVEAISEVE, from the coding sequence ATGAGCACAGCAATGATTTTCGGTGGCGGTTTGATCGGCATGTCCTTCGCCGAGCGCTTCGCGGAACACGGGTGGGCGGTCCGCGTTGTCGACGTGCGCCCGGAGGTCGGCGAGGACGTGGCCAAGCGCCTGGGAGAGAAGGGCGATTTCTTCACCGACCTTGAGGCCGCCCTCGACGGCGTGGACTTCGTCCAAGAGGCCGGGCCGGAGAAAATCGAGTTTAAGAACGATATCTTCCGCCAGTTTGCCCAGTTCGCGCCGGAGAACGCGATTTTGGCGTCCTCCTCCTCGGCGCTCCTGCCGTCGAAAATCGCGGAGGGCAACCCCGCGGCCGACCGCATTATCGTCGGCCACCCGTTCACCCCACCGGACCTCATGCCGGTCCTCGAGATCGTGCCGAGCCCCGAGACCTCGACGGAGACCCTCGACCGGGCGATGGAGGTCTACCGCGGGATCGGTTTCGATCCGTCGCGGCTGAACAAGGAGATCCCCGGCTTCGTGGGCAACCGCATCCAGAAGGCCATCATGATGGAGGCGATCTACCTGATTCAGGAGGGCGTGGTCGACGTGGAGAACTTCGACCGCATCGTGCGCAACTCGCTGGGCCTACGCTACGCGGCGGTGGGTCCCTTCGAGGCCAACCGCCTTGGCGGCGGGCCAGATGGCATCACCAAGCTCTTCGACACCATTTTCCGCGGCTGGGAAAAGTCGATGCCCGCCGGAGAGCCGGACATGGACAACCTCGACGGCGTGATCGCGCAGGTCAATGAGGCCTACGGGAATGACACCGACTCCTTTACCCAGCGCTCTGAGGTGCGCGACGCGAAGCTCAAGGGGATCGTCGAGGCGATTTCCGAGGTGGAGTAG
- a CDS encoding mycoredoxin has translation MSAPVTIYATGWCPFCRSLLAGLKRTDVEYEVVDVDDPAHAAESDWVASVNNGNRIVPTVKFADGTHATNPGVGAVVKKYHAMR, from the coding sequence GTGTCTGCACCTGTAACCATCTACGCCACCGGCTGGTGCCCCTTCTGCCGCAGCCTGCTTGCCGGGCTCAAGCGCACCGACGTCGAGTACGAGGTCGTCGACGTCGACGACCCGGCCCACGCCGCGGAATCCGACTGGGTCGCCTCCGTGAACAACGGCAACCGCATCGTGCCCACGGTGAAGTTCGCGGACGGCACCCACGCGACGAATCCGGGCGTGGGGGCCGTGGTGAAGAAGTACCACGCCATGCGCTAA
- a CDS encoding dihydrofolate reductase, with the protein MLGAIWAQSLDRVIGDGDGMPWHLPEDLKHFKDITLGHPIIMGRRTWEALPKRPLPGRPNHILSSKPSGAWSDGAFVSRDLPDLETDAWIIGGAQLYESTLDEVDVIERTLIDATFDASLGPSAVKAPRIPDDFELQSETEWLTSSTGLRYRFQRFERN; encoded by the coding sequence GTGCTCGGCGCCATCTGGGCGCAGAGCCTCGACCGGGTCATCGGCGACGGCGACGGCATGCCGTGGCACCTGCCCGAGGACCTGAAGCACTTCAAGGACATCACGCTCGGCCACCCCATCATCATGGGCCGGCGCACGTGGGAGGCTCTGCCGAAGCGGCCGTTGCCGGGCCGGCCCAACCACATCCTGTCGTCGAAACCCTCCGGCGCCTGGTCCGACGGGGCGTTCGTCTCGCGCGACCTGCCCGACCTAGAAACCGACGCCTGGATCATCGGGGGCGCCCAACTCTACGAGTCCACCCTCGACGAGGTCGACGTCATCGAGCGCACGCTTATCGACGCCACCTTCGACGCCTCTCTCGGCCCCTCCGCCGTCAAGGCGCCACGTATTCCGGACGACTTCGAGCTCCAGAGCGAAACCGAATGGCTCACCTCGTCGACGGGGCTGCGCTACCGCTTCCAACGCTTCGAAAGAAACTGA
- a CDS encoding thymidylate synthase, protein MTVPTPYEDLLRDILDNGTPKGDRTGTGTLSVFGRQLRYDLSESFPLLTTKKVYFKGVVGELLWFLRGESNVRWLQENNIRIWNEWADADGDLGPVYGVQWRSWPTPDGAHIDQISEALRVLKEDPESRRNLVSAWNVSELDKMALMPCHLLFQLYVADGRLSLQVYQRSADMFLGVPFNIASYALLTHMFAQQAGLEVGELIWTGGDCHIYNNHVEQVREQLSREPRPYPQLQLRKAASLFDYGFDDISVTGYDPHPTITAEVSV, encoded by the coding sequence ATGACTGTGCCCACCCCCTACGAAGATCTGCTGCGCGACATCCTGGACAACGGCACCCCCAAGGGCGACCGCACGGGAACGGGAACGCTCAGCGTCTTCGGGCGCCAGCTGCGCTACGACCTGTCCGAGTCTTTCCCCCTGTTGACCACGAAGAAGGTCTATTTCAAGGGCGTTGTGGGTGAGCTTTTGTGGTTCTTGCGCGGCGAGTCGAACGTGCGCTGGCTGCAGGAGAACAACATCCGCATCTGGAACGAGTGGGCGGACGCCGACGGCGACCTCGGGCCGGTCTACGGCGTGCAGTGGCGCTCCTGGCCCACGCCCGACGGGGCGCACATCGACCAGATCTCTGAGGCGCTGCGGGTGCTCAAGGAGGATCCGGAATCGCGCCGCAACCTGGTCTCCGCGTGGAACGTTTCCGAGCTGGACAAGATGGCGCTCATGCCCTGCCACCTGCTGTTCCAGCTCTACGTCGCCGACGGCCGGCTGAGTCTGCAGGTCTACCAGCGGTCCGCCGACATGTTTTTGGGCGTGCCGTTCAACATTGCCTCCTACGCGCTGCTGACCCACATGTTCGCCCAGCAGGCCGGCCTGGAGGTGGGCGAGCTGATCTGGACGGGCGGCGACTGCCACATCTACAACAACCACGTCGAGCAGGTCCGCGAGCAGCTCTCCCGCGAGCCGCGCCCCTATCCCCAGCTTCAGCTGCGCAAGGCGGCGAGCCTGTTCGACTACGGCTTCGACGATATTTCCGTTACCGGCTACGACCCCCACCCGACGATTACGGCCGAGGTGTCGGTCTAG
- a CDS encoding 3'(2'),5'-bisphosphate nucleotidase CysQ: MTVQYSDSRLTNLIAQGTGEILKGIRGVGLLRGRELGEAGDDLAQNWIARVLEQHRPDDGFLSEEAADNPERLDKERVWIIDPLDGTKEFATGRQDWAVHVALVENGLPTHAAVGLPDLGVVFKSSDVRHVSGPLSRRIALSRNRPPEVAHFVADKLGFEAVGVGSAGAKAMHVLLGDYDAYIHAGGQYEWDQAAPVGVALAAGLHASRLDGSELRYNNSDTYIPDLVICRPELADDILAACAAFAGQGATD; this comes from the coding sequence ATGACAGTTCAGTACTCGGACTCGCGGCTGACCAACCTCATCGCCCAGGGCACGGGCGAAATCCTCAAGGGAATCCGCGGCGTGGGCCTGCTGCGCGGCCGCGAGCTCGGCGAGGCGGGAGACGACCTCGCCCAGAACTGGATCGCGCGCGTGCTGGAGCAGCACCGCCCCGACGACGGTTTCCTCTCCGAGGAGGCGGCGGACAACCCCGAGCGCCTGGACAAGGAGCGGGTGTGGATCATCGACCCGCTCGACGGCACCAAGGAGTTCGCCACCGGCCGCCAGGACTGGGCAGTACACGTCGCGCTTGTGGAAAACGGCCTGCCCACCCACGCCGCCGTCGGCCTGCCCGACCTGGGCGTGGTGTTCAAGTCCTCTGACGTGCGCCACGTGTCCGGGCCGCTGTCGCGCCGCATCGCGCTGTCGCGCAACCGCCCGCCCGAGGTGGCCCACTTCGTGGCGGACAAGCTCGGCTTCGAGGCCGTGGGCGTGGGCTCCGCCGGCGCGAAGGCCATGCACGTGCTGCTGGGCGATTATGACGCCTACATCCACGCCGGCGGCCAGTACGAGTGGGACCAGGCCGCGCCGGTGGGGGTGGCGCTGGCCGCCGGGCTGCACGCCTCGCGCCTCGACGGCTCCGAGCTGCGCTACAACAACTCCGACACCTACATCCCCGATCTGGTCATCTGCCGCCCCGAGCTGGCGGACGACATTCTTGCCGCCTGCGCGGCCTTTGCCGGGCAGGGCGCAACGGATTAG
- a CDS encoding ATP-dependent helicase, with the protein MTARVLDRFRPQVATWFSEVFAAPTPVQEGAWEAISNGENALVVAPTGSGKTLAAFLWSLNSLVERAGQQALPIDGAARSTHGGVKVLYISPLKALGVDVENNLRAPLGGIARVAQRMGLDAPDISVGVRSGDTPQAERNRQVRTPPDILITTPESLYLMLTSKAAGVLASVDTVIVDEIHALAGTKRGVHLTLSLERLRRIAGDFQRIGLSATVRPLDAVANFLGPRTTIVNPPAVKKWSLGVHVPVEDMSDLPVPEDASTIGEAVVDDLLGAEEAPVQASTSIWPHIEQAVYDQVMAHRSTIVFVNSRRTAERLTSQLNELWAKEHDPESLSPALRRPPAQLMKSVDTAGHAAPVIARAHHGSVSKEERLTTETMLKEGSLRAVISTSSLELGIDMGAVDLVIQVESPPSVASGLQRVGRAGHAVGQVSEGAFYPKHRADLVQSAVTVPRMRAGLIEELHTPVSPLDVLTQHTVAAVAVEDLDVDEWYDTVRRAWPYRDLSRDVFDAVIDLVVGVYPSTDFAELRPRAVLDGTVLKARPGAQRVAVTNAGTIPDRGMFGVFLVGADSAPRRVGELDEEMVYESRVGDVFTLGASSWRIENITRDQVQVSPAPGHTGRLPFWTGDSLGRPYELGKAIGQFRRERTLDDSLDEFARRNVLAYLEEQEEATGIVPDEQTLVLERFTDELGDWRVVLHTPFGKGVNAAWALATGWRVSQDTGMDAQAVAGDDGIVLRLPQGDKEPDTSLFLFDADEIADIVTEQVGNSALFASRFRECAARALLLPRRNPGKRAPLWQQRQRAEQLLDVARNYPSFPIILETVRECLQDVYDVASLREVMGDLATRRIRVAEVTTSQPSPFASSLLFNYTGAFMYEGDTPLAEKRAAALSLDPALLAKLLGTVELRELLDASVIAEVDASLRRVGRAQTSEQFADTVRIVGPVPVDDLSLYTPVPLASLEAALGPRVMRVRFGGREHIAQSIDAPLLRDALGVPVPPGVPAQVATITDALAQLVGRWVRTRGPFTLRDLADAFGLAVGAAYSALQPLVDSGKVIEGRYRQGVEETEYVANEVLRIIRSRSLAAARAQTRPVSQSAYGRFLPSWSHVAPAGSRPALRGADGVYTVLEQLAGVRLPASAWESHVLPSRVGDYSPAMLDELTSSGEIAIVGAGKAGARDPWIMLLPADYAGQLMPDVEEPTLSLTQTQILSKVRGGGGFLFTDLLETTTVDELRESMWDLVEAGFIAPDSFTPIRARLAGGKTAHRAKRRPTRSRIRSGRTSFSTLTPPDMVGRWAATPAVDTDATRRSVAFGEAWLDRYGVVTRGSVVAEGVLGGFALAYKVLSGFEESGKAMRGYLVEGLGASQFSTPATIDRLRAHQDSDDVVGWPSGTREPDAYVLAATDPANPYGAALPWPEQGPARSAGAMVVLVDGLLAAHITRGGKTMTTFFEHFPEGVGDPMPVVLAALADAVAAGRMKPLSVEKLNGEPAFSLREYGAAPTHKGVKIGGANTQAPKRRGRSLAEAVEELSFDD; encoded by the coding sequence ATGACCGCTCGAGTTCTGGACCGTTTCCGCCCTCAGGTGGCCACCTGGTTCAGCGAGGTCTTCGCCGCGCCCACCCCCGTTCAGGAGGGCGCGTGGGAGGCCATCTCCAACGGGGAGAACGCGCTTGTGGTGGCACCCACGGGCTCGGGCAAAACCCTCGCGGCGTTCCTGTGGTCGCTCAATTCACTGGTGGAGCGCGCCGGGCAGCAGGCCCTGCCTATCGACGGCGCCGCGCGCTCGACCCACGGCGGCGTGAAAGTCCTCTACATCTCCCCGCTCAAGGCGCTCGGCGTGGACGTGGAGAACAACCTGCGCGCCCCGCTCGGCGGAATCGCGCGCGTGGCGCAGCGCATGGGGCTGGACGCCCCGGACATCTCCGTCGGGGTGCGCTCCGGCGACACCCCCCAGGCGGAGCGCAACCGCCAGGTGCGCACACCCCCGGACATCCTGATCACCACCCCGGAGTCGCTCTACCTGATGCTCACCTCCAAGGCGGCGGGCGTCCTAGCGTCCGTCGACACCGTCATCGTCGACGAGATCCACGCGCTCGCCGGCACGAAGCGCGGAGTGCACCTGACCCTGTCCCTGGAGCGGCTGCGCCGCATCGCGGGCGATTTCCAGCGCATCGGTTTGTCCGCCACCGTGCGCCCCTTGGACGCCGTGGCCAACTTCCTCGGGCCGCGCACGACGATTGTCAACCCGCCGGCGGTCAAGAAATGGTCGCTGGGCGTGCACGTCCCCGTGGAGGACATGAGCGATCTCCCCGTGCCCGAGGACGCCTCCACCATCGGTGAGGCCGTCGTGGATGACCTCTTGGGGGCAGAGGAGGCGCCGGTGCAGGCGTCGACAAGCATTTGGCCCCATATCGAGCAGGCGGTCTACGACCAGGTCATGGCCCACCGCTCGACCATCGTCTTCGTCAACTCGCGGCGCACGGCCGAGCGGCTGACCAGCCAGCTCAACGAGCTGTGGGCCAAAGAGCACGACCCGGAGAGCCTGAGCCCCGCTTTACGACGCCCGCCCGCGCAGCTGATGAAGTCCGTCGACACCGCGGGGCACGCGGCGCCGGTCATCGCCCGCGCCCACCACGGTTCCGTGTCTAAGGAGGAGCGGCTGACCACCGAGACGATGCTCAAGGAGGGCTCGCTGAGAGCTGTGATCTCCACGTCCTCGCTGGAGCTGGGCATCGATATGGGCGCGGTCGACCTGGTCATCCAGGTGGAGTCGCCGCCCTCGGTCGCCTCCGGGCTGCAGCGCGTCGGGCGCGCCGGCCACGCGGTGGGGCAGGTCTCCGAGGGCGCCTTCTACCCCAAGCACCGCGCGGACCTGGTGCAGTCGGCGGTGACGGTGCCGCGGATGCGCGCCGGGCTGATAGAGGAGCTGCACACGCCCGTCTCGCCGCTGGACGTGCTCACCCAGCACACCGTCGCGGCCGTGGCGGTCGAGGACCTCGACGTGGACGAGTGGTACGACACCGTGCGCCGCGCCTGGCCGTACCGCGACCTCTCGCGCGACGTGTTCGACGCCGTGATCGACCTGGTGGTGGGCGTGTACCCCTCCACCGACTTCGCGGAGCTGCGGCCCCGCGCTGTGCTCGACGGCACCGTGTTGAAGGCGCGCCCCGGCGCGCAGCGCGTCGCCGTGACCAACGCCGGCACCATCCCGGACCGCGGCATGTTCGGGGTGTTCCTCGTCGGGGCCGACTCCGCGCCGCGGCGCGTCGGCGAGCTGGATGAGGAGATGGTCTACGAGTCGCGCGTGGGCGACGTGTTCACGCTCGGCGCGTCGAGCTGGCGCATCGAGAACATCACCCGCGACCAGGTACAGGTCTCGCCCGCGCCGGGGCACACCGGGCGTCTGCCGTTTTGGACGGGCGACTCGCTCGGCCGCCCGTACGAGCTGGGAAAAGCCATCGGTCAGTTTCGACGCGAGCGCACGCTCGACGACTCGCTCGACGAGTTCGCCCGCCGCAACGTGCTGGCGTACCTCGAGGAGCAGGAGGAGGCCACCGGGATCGTGCCGGACGAGCAAACGCTCGTGCTGGAGCGGTTCACCGACGAGCTGGGGGACTGGCGCGTGGTGCTGCACACCCCGTTCGGCAAAGGCGTCAACGCGGCCTGGGCGCTGGCCACCGGCTGGCGGGTCTCCCAGGACACCGGCATGGACGCCCAGGCCGTGGCCGGCGACGACGGCATTGTGCTGCGCCTGCCACAGGGGGACAAGGAGCCCGACACCTCCCTCTTCCTGTTCGACGCCGACGAGATCGCCGACATCGTCACCGAGCAGGTGGGAAACTCAGCCCTGTTCGCCTCGCGCTTCCGCGAGTGCGCCGCCCGCGCGCTGCTGCTCCCGCGCCGCAACCCGGGCAAGCGCGCCCCGCTGTGGCAGCAGCGCCAGCGCGCCGAGCAGCTGCTGGACGTCGCCCGCAACTACCCCTCGTTCCCCATCATCCTGGAGACGGTGCGCGAGTGCCTGCAGGACGTGTACGACGTGGCGTCGCTGCGCGAGGTGATGGGCGACCTTGCCACCCGCCGCATCCGCGTGGCGGAGGTGACCACCTCGCAGCCCAGCCCGTTCGCGTCCTCGCTGCTGTTCAACTACACCGGCGCGTTCATGTACGAGGGCGACACCCCGCTGGCCGAAAAGCGCGCCGCCGCCCTCTCTCTCGACCCGGCCTTGCTGGCGAAGCTGCTGGGCACGGTCGAGCTGCGCGAGCTTCTCGACGCCTCCGTCATCGCCGAGGTCGACGCCTCGCTGCGCCGCGTGGGCAGGGCGCAGACCTCCGAGCAGTTCGCCGACACCGTGCGCATCGTGGGACCGGTGCCCGTAGACGACCTCTCGCTCTACACCCCGGTGCCGCTGGCATCCCTCGAGGCGGCGCTCGGACCGCGCGTGATGCGGGTGCGGTTCGGGGGCCGCGAGCACATCGCGCAATCGATCGACGCGCCGCTGCTGCGCGACGCCCTCGGTGTGCCCGTCCCGCCGGGTGTCCCCGCGCAGGTAGCCACCATCACCGACGCCTTGGCCCAGCTCGTGGGCCGGTGGGTGCGCACCCGCGGGCCGTTTACCCTGCGCGACCTTGCAGACGCCTTCGGGCTCGCGGTCGGCGCCGCCTACTCCGCGTTGCAGCCGCTGGTGGACTCCGGCAAGGTGATCGAGGGCCGCTACCGCCAGGGCGTGGAGGAGACCGAGTATGTTGCCAACGAGGTCCTGCGCATCATCCGCTCCCGCTCGCTGGCCGCCGCCCGCGCCCAGACCCGGCCCGTGTCCCAATCCGCCTACGGGCGGTTCCTCCCCAGCTGGTCGCACGTCGCACCCGCGGGAAGCCGCCCCGCCCTGCGGGGCGCGGACGGGGTGTACACCGTGCTCGAGCAGCTCGCCGGGGTGCGGCTGCCGGCCTCGGCGTGGGAGTCGCACGTCCTGCCCTCGCGGGTGGGCGACTACAGCCCGGCCATGCTCGACGAGCTCACCTCCTCCGGCGAGATCGCCATCGTCGGCGCCGGCAAGGCGGGCGCGCGCGACCCCTGGATCATGCTGCTGCCCGCCGACTACGCCGGCCAGCTCATGCCGGACGTCGAGGAGCCCACACTCTCCCTGACCCAGACCCAGATCCTGTCCAAGGTCCGCGGCGGCGGGGGCTTCCTCTTCACCGACCTGCTGGAGACCACTACCGTCGACGAGCTGCGCGAATCCATGTGGGACCTGGTCGAGGCCGGTTTCATCGCCCCCGACTCGTTTACCCCGATCCGCGCGCGCCTGGCCGGCGGAAAGACCGCGCACCGCGCCAAGCGACGCCCCACGCGTTCCCGCATCAGGTCCGGGCGCACCTCGTTTTCCACGCTGACGCCCCCCGACATGGTGGGGCGCTGGGCGGCGACCCCCGCCGTGGACACGGACGCGACGCGGCGATCGGTCGCGTTCGGCGAGGCATGGTTGGACCGCTACGGCGTGGTCACCCGCGGCAGCGTCGTCGCCGAGGGCGTTCTCGGCGGGTTCGCGCTGGCCTATAAGGTGCTCTCCGGCTTCGAGGAGTCGGGCAAGGCCATGCGCGGTTACCTCGTCGAGGGCCTGGGCGCCTCGCAGTTCTCCACGCCCGCAACCATCGACAGGCTGCGCGCCCACCAGGATTCCGACGACGTCGTGGGCTGGCCCTCGGGCACGCGCGAGCCCGACGCGTACGTGCTCGCGGCCACCGACCCCGCGAACCCCTACGGCGCGGCCCTTCCCTGGCCCGAGCAGGGCCCGGCGCGGTCAGCCGGGGCAATGGTTGTGCTTGTCGACGGCCTCCTGGCCGCACACATCACCCGCGGCGGCAAGACCATGACCACGTTTTTCGAGCATTTCCCCGAGGGGGTGGGCGACCCCATGCCAGTGGTTCTCGCCGCGCTTGCCGACGCGGTCGCCGCCGGCCGCATGAAACCCTTAAGCGTGGAGAAGCTCAACGGGGAGCCCGCGTTCTCCCTGCGCGAGTACGGCGCGGCCCCCACCCACAAGGGGGTGAAAATCGGCGGCGCCAACACCCAGGCGCCGAAGCGCCGGGGCAGGAGCCTCGCGGAGGCGGTGGAGGAGCTCAGCTTCGACGACTAG
- a CDS encoding DoxX family protein — protein MSRKPSQSQRMTRYALGAFMSFAGISHLTFARQDFRAQVPDWFPMDKDLVVLGSGLAEIALGASLLALPKRYRQTGIALATFYTAIYPGNIGQYAERHDAFGLDNNAKRLVRLFGQPALIAAALWAAGVPKR, from the coding sequence ATGTCCCGTAAACCCAGCCAATCTCAGCGGATGACCCGCTACGCCCTCGGTGCGTTCATGAGCTTCGCGGGTATCAGCCACCTCACTTTTGCACGCCAGGATTTCCGGGCTCAGGTCCCGGACTGGTTCCCAATGGACAAGGACCTCGTCGTCCTCGGTTCCGGCCTCGCCGAAATAGCCCTCGGCGCATCCCTGCTCGCCCTTCCCAAGCGCTACCGCCAGACGGGCATCGCGCTGGCGACGTTCTACACCGCGATCTACCCGGGAAACATCGGCCAGTACGCCGAGCGCCACGACGCATTCGGCTTGGACAACAACGCGAAGCGCCTCGTCCGCCTCTTCGGCCAACCCGCGCTCATCGCGGCGGCGCTGTGGGCCGCGGGGGTGCCCAAGCGCTAG